From Desulfovibrio desulfuricans, a single genomic window includes:
- a CDS encoding GDSL-type esterase/lipase family protein has product MIIACLGDSLTYGYGIPRPKVWTTLLARRTGIDVRNCGINGDTTGGMLARFHHHVVQAGADAVLIMGGFNDLALGAGLGTVKANIFALVQHSFSARVRPVLGVPIPVHAPISFPLLGSVDLPRACADYAALHQWLRVLAEDFSLQCVDFSQAFAGLPGQAGPTDGNASDWLSALYTDGLHPSEAGHELMAQQAARVLG; this is encoded by the coding sequence ATGATTATTGCTTGTCTGGGCGACAGCCTCACTTACGGCTACGGCATTCCGCGCCCCAAGGTATGGACAACCCTGCTGGCGCGGCGCACGGGCATTGACGTGCGCAACTGCGGCATCAACGGCGACACCACGGGCGGCATGCTGGCCCGCTTTCACCACCATGTGGTGCAGGCGGGCGCTGACGCGGTTCTGATCATGGGCGGGTTCAACGATCTGGCGTTGGGAGCAGGGCTTGGGACAGTCAAGGCCAATATTTTTGCGCTGGTGCAACACAGTTTCAGCGCACGGGTGCGCCCGGTGCTGGGAGTGCCCATTCCTGTGCATGCGCCCATAAGCTTTCCCCTGCTGGGCAGCGTTGACCTGCCGCGCGCCTGTGCGGACTACGCCGCACTGCACCAGTGGTTACGCGTGCTCGCAGAGGATTTTTCTCTGCAATGCGTGGATTTTTCGCAGGCTTTTGCGGGTTTGCCCGGTCAGGCAGGCCCAACGGATGGCAATGCCTCTGACTGGCTCTCCGCACTCTATACAGACGGTCTGCACCCAAGCGAAGCGGGCCACGAGCTGATGGCGCAGCAGGCGGCCCGCGTACTTGGCTGA
- a CDS encoding (Fe-S)-binding protein, with protein sequence MRHTAFSIRQRMALDACTECGQCLTVCPAVAASGDADLSAQVRMDNLKMLLRDRSFFWRALGEVLGREPVATPERLKEYGTSVFRCSLCGDCEEVCPAGLPLKDLWLALREELSRTGDAPEKIRMIRTNLEDSHNVFAEDNDERGDWVDDMRKPPKGGGQKARAEVVYFTGCVGAYFPLAQKIPMAFVEILEAAGVDFTIMAGDEWCCGFPLVGSGQSADLPAIIKHNVEAVKARGARKVVFTCPSCYQIWRESYPPEFELAHASEMVMQLVLENRLPLGELPMTVTYHDPCDLGRGGRVFDEPREVMARIPGLKLVEMEHNRRHCLCCGGGGNLEMIDPDLSAAMSKRKVEEAVRTGAQAIVTNCQQCVRTMTTYAKRNKVNIEVLDMSQLVARSLQTHASEAKARADSAAQAVQTAASAQA encoded by the coding sequence ATGCGTCACACAGCATTCAGCATACGACAGCGCATGGCGCTCGACGCCTGCACCGAATGCGGGCAGTGCCTGACCGTGTGTCCGGCGGTGGCGGCATCGGGCGACGCGGATCTTTCGGCTCAGGTGCGTATGGACAACCTGAAAATGCTCCTGCGCGACCGCAGTTTCTTCTGGCGGGCCTTGGGCGAAGTGCTGGGGCGCGAACCTGTGGCCACGCCGGAGCGCCTCAAGGAATACGGCACTTCGGTGTTCCGCTGTTCGCTCTGCGGCGATTGCGAGGAAGTATGCCCCGCTGGCCTGCCCCTTAAAGATCTGTGGCTCGCCCTGCGCGAAGAACTTTCGCGCACGGGCGACGCCCCGGAAAAAATCCGCATGATCCGCACCAATCTTGAAGACAGCCACAACGTCTTTGCCGAAGACAACGACGAGCGCGGCGACTGGGTGGACGACATGCGCAAGCCCCCAAAGGGCGGCGGGCAGAAAGCCAGGGCTGAAGTGGTCTATTTTACAGGCTGCGTGGGTGCGTACTTTCCTCTGGCGCAAAAAATCCCCATGGCCTTTGTGGAAATTCTGGAAGCCGCAGGCGTGGATTTTACCATCATGGCCGGCGATGAATGGTGCTGCGGCTTCCCCCTTGTGGGTTCCGGCCAGAGCGCCGATCTGCCCGCCATCATCAAACATAATGTGGAGGCCGTGAAGGCGCGGGGGGCGCGCAAGGTCGTGTTTACCTGCCCCTCCTGCTACCAGATATGGCGCGAATCCTACCCGCCGGAATTCGAACTGGCGCATGCATCTGAAATGGTCATGCAGCTCGTGCTTGAAAACAGGCTGCCCCTTGGCGAGCTGCCCATGACAGTGACCTACCACGACCCCTGCGATCTGGGGCGCGGCGGGCGCGTGTTTGACGAGCCGCGCGAGGTCATGGCGCGCATTCCCGGCCTGAAGCTTGTGGAAATGGAGCATAACAGGCGGCATTGCCTGTGCTGCGGCGGCGGCGGAAACCTGGAAATGATCGACCCCGATCTTTCGGCGGCCATGTCCAAGCGCAAGGTTGAAGAAGCCGTACGCACCGGAGCGCAAGCCATTGTGACCAACTGCCAGCAGTGCGTGCGCACCATGACCACCTATGCCAAGCGCAACAAGGTGAACATAGAAGTGCTGGACATGAGCCAGCTTGTGGCCCGCTCACTCCAGACGCACGCCAGTGAGGCAAAAGCCAGGGCAGACAGCGCGGCACAAGCAGTTCAGACGGCGGCATCAGCGCAGGCATAA
- a CDS encoding lipoate--protein ligase family protein → MQWRLLDLPPLTAAENMALDEVLLEIRGSGRSQDTLRFLQFKPATVLVGFHQSIQEEIRLSYCRKQGIDINRRITGGGGLLFDENQIGWELICDKAFFGVGIPNANLFRRLCEPTVTALRGMGIDAAFRPRNDIEVAGRKISGTGGTDCDAAFLFQGTLLVDFDVETMLKCLRVPVEKLKAKEIDSVKKRVTCLAWELGRVPASADIKAALADAFERHMGINLVPGGLTAEEEDLLAERLPYFQSQEWIDMVRPTYEKTEVVQGARKSPYGLVRMTMQLNMPRRVLKNVFITGDFLSFPARALFDLEAALRGQPLNTEHLCGIIHDFFNEGHIAIPDMNAEDICIPLRMAMEKAAIARHGIPIEHCNRIFTTNGNFDQVLAAGPQALLLPYCAKLKDCDLRFTKACRACGECSVGEAWALGHERKLRTVCITNFEDLMEELGKLKGQGVSAFIGCCCQPFYIKHAEDFDRMGLPGILIDIENTTCYELDQSEAAHQGQFRSQTSLNMPLLHSILRVAQQAQGHAGR, encoded by the coding sequence ATGCAGTGGCGATTGCTTGATCTGCCGCCGCTTACGGCGGCGGAGAACATGGCTCTTGACGAGGTGCTGCTTGAAATTCGCGGCAGTGGCCGCTCACAGGATACACTGCGCTTTTTGCAGTTCAAACCGGCAACGGTGCTTGTGGGCTTTCATCAGTCCATTCAGGAAGAAATACGCCTTTCCTACTGCCGCAAGCAGGGAATCGACATCAATCGCCGCATTACGGGCGGTGGCGGCCTGCTGTTTGATGAAAACCAGATCGGCTGGGAGCTTATCTGCGACAAAGCCTTTTTTGGCGTGGGCATTCCCAATGCCAATCTGTTCCGCCGCCTGTGCGAGCCAACCGTCACTGCCCTGCGCGGCATGGGCATTGACGCGGCCTTTCGCCCCCGTAACGACATAGAAGTTGCGGGTCGCAAGATATCCGGCACGGGCGGCACGGACTGCGACGCGGCATTTCTGTTTCAGGGTACGCTGCTGGTGGATTTTGACGTGGAAACCATGCTCAAATGCCTGCGTGTGCCAGTGGAAAAGCTGAAAGCCAAGGAAATTGATTCCGTCAAAAAACGCGTCACCTGTCTGGCGTGGGAGCTTGGACGCGTACCCGCCAGCGCCGATATCAAGGCTGCACTTGCCGATGCCTTTGAGCGGCACATGGGCATAAACCTTGTGCCCGGCGGCCTGACCGCCGAGGAAGAAGACCTGCTGGCCGAGCGGCTGCCCTATTTTCAGTCGCAGGAATGGATAGACATGGTGCGCCCCACCTATGAAAAAACGGAGGTGGTGCAAGGCGCGCGCAAATCGCCTTACGGCCTTGTGCGCATGACCATGCAGCTCAACATGCCGCGCCGTGTGCTCAAAAACGTTTTTATTACCGGAGACTTTTTGTCTTTTCCCGCACGCGCCCTCTTTGACCTTGAGGCTGCCCTGCGCGGTCAGCCCCTGAATACGGAGCACCTCTGCGGCATCATCCATGACTTCTTCAACGAAGGGCATATCGCCATACCCGACATGAACGCGGAAGACATCTGCATTCCCCTGCGCATGGCCATGGAAAAAGCCGCCATTGCCCGCCACGGCATACCCATTGAACACTGCAACCGCATCTTCACCACCAACGGGAATTTTGATCAGGTGCTGGCCGCCGGGCCGCAAGCCCTGCTGCTGCCCTATTGCGCCAAACTCAAGGATTGCGACCTCCGCTTTACCAAGGCCTGCCGCGCTTGCGGCGAATGTTCCGTGGGCGAAGCCTGGGCTCTGGGGCATGAGCGCAAACTGCGCACGGTCTGCATAACCAACTTTGAAGATCTCATGGAAGAACTGGGCAAGCTCAAGGGGCAAGGCGTCTCCGCCTTCATCGGCTGCTGCTGCCAGCCATTCTACATCAAGCATGCGGAAGATTTTGACCGCATGGGCCTGCCCGGCATTCTCATAGATATAGAAAACACCACCTGCTACGAGCTGGATCAGAGCGAGGCCGCCCATCAGGGGCAGTTCCGCAGCCAGACAAGCCTGAACATGCCCCTGCTGCACTCCATTTTACGTGTGGCGCAGCAGGCGCAAGGCCATGCCGGGAGGTAG
- a CDS encoding radical SAM protein — protein sequence MSQATQLENQCPPCWQQTQPQSPEVARMSLAAAMTLDFAPGSFYRNACLSCINLLLTYRSGCAAKCAYCGLSGAKEKKESTSKSFIRVTWPAFTVDEIVAGIVRRQERVKRICISMLTNSRAPRDAAEICRRLRQAIDIPVSMLVSPTILTRRNLEELRDAGADKVGVAIDLATPELFDHYRGSGVGGPHSWKRYWQCLGESLDIFGKGMAGAHFMVGMGETEQDMCRAMQRVHDMGGNTHLFSFFPEGGSPLAHRLPPPIDQYRRIQLARWLIDNDHAHERFFTYNDRRALTGYGLSKGDLDAVIDTGEPFRTCGCTGRDGEVACNRPYANSRPGPGIRNYPFKPEEADVRRIRLQMGLPA from the coding sequence ATGAGCCAAGCCACCCAACTTGAGAACCAATGCCCGCCCTGCTGGCAGCAAACACAGCCCCAAAGCCCTGAGGTTGCGCGCATGAGCCTTGCCGCAGCCATGACGCTCGACTTCGCCCCCGGATCCTTCTACCGCAACGCCTGCCTTTCGTGCATCAACCTGCTGCTGACCTACCGCTCTGGCTGCGCGGCAAAGTGCGCCTACTGCGGCCTCTCTGGCGCAAAAGAAAAGAAGGAAAGCACGAGCAAAAGCTTTATCCGCGTGACCTGGCCCGCATTTACTGTTGATGAAATTGTGGCGGGCATTGTGCGGCGTCAGGAGCGCGTCAAGCGCATCTGCATTTCCATGCTCACCAACAGCCGCGCTCCGCGCGACGCCGCAGAGATATGCCGCCGTTTGCGTCAGGCCATTGATATACCCGTTTCCATGCTGGTTTCGCCCACCATCCTTACCCGCAGAAACCTTGAGGAACTGCGCGATGCCGGGGCGGACAAGGTCGGCGTAGCCATTGATCTTGCCACGCCCGAGCTGTTTGACCACTATCGCGGTTCAGGAGTTGGCGGCCCGCACTCATGGAAGCGCTACTGGCAGTGCCTTGGCGAAAGCCTGGACATATTTGGCAAGGGAATGGCCGGGGCGCACTTTATGGTGGGCATGGGCGAAACCGAGCAGGACATGTGCCGCGCCATGCAGCGAGTGCACGACATGGGCGGCAACACGCATCTGTTTTCGTTTTTCCCCGAAGGGGGTTCGCCTCTGGCGCACCGCCTGCCGCCGCCCATTGACCAGTACCGACGCATTCAGCTGGCGCGCTGGCTCATCGACAATGACCACGCCCACGAGCGGTTCTTCACCTATAACGACCGCCGCGCCCTCACGGGATACGGCCTCTCCAAGGGCGATCTGGATGCAGTCATTGACACTGGCGAGCCGTTCCGCACCTGCGGCTGCACCGGGCGCGACGGCGAGGTGGCCTGCAACCGCCCCTACGCCAACTCCCGCCCAGGGCCTGGAATACGCAACTATCCTTTCAAACCTGAAGAGGCGGATGTACGCCGCATTCGCCTGCAGATGGGATTGCCCGCCTGA
- a CDS encoding MerR family transcriptional regulator produces the protein MTKQGYTISQMSEISKISKKALRFYDDLGLISSKRHGGNNYRYYTQDELLAIPPLKYYKQMGFNLSEIRAAFEVGSNTSLSALRKIFMSKIELLQQDEKLLFLRLTSVRDWLELLHEAEIVLENCQQSVSVKYISPERMLFMDQTFVSDIKSAIINMDFTNYVEEVGNNITGPVIINFSSIENRVQNEEQPVKLLQKTVFPCGEDKMADYGGYLAASCYHIGSHETIGSTYRKLQRWCASNNYVCDNGSHERYITDFWTTNNDSLFVTEVLVKVSRRGSVVHTPKFHFDSDDDL, from the coding sequence ATGACAAAACAAGGGTACACCATCAGCCAGATGAGCGAGATCTCCAAGATCTCCAAAAAGGCTCTGCGCTTTTATGACGACCTCGGCCTTATTTCTTCCAAGAGGCATGGGGGCAACAACTACCGCTACTATACGCAGGATGAACTGCTCGCCATCCCGCCGCTGAAATACTACAAGCAGATGGGGTTCAACCTCAGCGAGATCCGCGCCGCTTTTGAAGTGGGCAGCAATACCTCGCTTTCCGCGCTGCGAAAAATATTCATGAGCAAGATTGAATTGTTGCAGCAGGATGAAAAGCTGTTATTTCTGCGGCTTACATCTGTGCGCGACTGGCTTGAACTGCTGCACGAAGCAGAAATTGTGCTGGAAAACTGCCAGCAGAGTGTCTCGGTGAAGTATATTTCGCCGGAACGCATGCTTTTTATGGACCAGACATTTGTTTCTGATATCAAGTCTGCCATCATCAACATGGATTTTACCAACTATGTTGAAGAAGTGGGCAATAATATCACCGGGCCGGTCATCATCAATTTTTCTTCCATAGAAAACAGGGTGCAAAACGAGGAGCAGCCCGTCAAACTGCTGCAAAAAACCGTATTCCCCTGCGGGGAAGACAAAATGGCGGATTATGGCGGGTACTTGGCGGCAAGCTGCTACCACATAGGCTCGCACGAAACCATCGGCAGCACCTACCGCAAACTGCAGCGCTGGTGCGCCTCAAACAACTATGTTTGCGACAATGGCTCGCATGAGCGCTATATTACCGACTTCTGGACCACCAACAATGATTCGCTCTTTGTTACAGAAGTGCTGGTCAAGGTGAGCCGCCGCGGGAGTGTCGTGCACACCCCCAAATTCCATTTTGATTCAGACGACGATCTGTAA
- a CDS encoding geranylgeranyl reductase family protein: MRVLNCDVLVVGGGPAGSSAARAAALAGASVIVAERRRIVGRPVRCAEYIPAMLVGQANVGDEYIVQRTTGMRSFLHGRCIQDMSAPGCVIDREMFDQALARAAVSSGARILPGHAAVGREGGAGGRVLLSAPNSATVGVSAKVVIGADGPVSRVARWLGLPRPHCLPSIQVRLPLLEHLEHTHIYFDESIRAGYAWVFPKGNVANVGLGMLSTPGRPGLRWALRRFVRGMAGLGLVADRPLGLTGGWIPAGSPRPCVYGDTVLAGDAAGHTHPITGAGIFQAVEGGEMAGRWAAKAVLEGDLALLLGYEEEWADFYGDALSHAHQRRLLWEAHTGSLDKAINRFWIGFREYYAAS; the protein is encoded by the coding sequence ATGCGCGTACTCAACTGCGATGTTCTTGTGGTTGGCGGCGGCCCCGCCGGGTCAAGCGCCGCGCGAGCGGCTGCTCTGGCCGGGGCTTCCGTAATTGTTGCCGAGCGGCGGCGCATAGTGGGCAGGCCCGTGCGCTGCGCGGAATACATCCCGGCCATGCTGGTTGGTCAGGCCAATGTGGGGGACGAATATATCGTGCAGCGCACAACGGGCATGCGCAGCTTTCTGCATGGCCGCTGCATACAGGATATGAGCGCCCCCGGTTGCGTGATCGACAGGGAAATGTTCGATCAGGCCCTTGCCCGCGCCGCCGTGAGCAGCGGCGCGAGGATTCTTCCCGGTCACGCCGCTGTTGGCCGTGAAGGCGGCGCGGGCGGCAGAGTGCTGCTGTCCGCGCCCAACAGCGCCACCGTAGGCGTGTCGGCCAAGGTTGTTATCGGGGCTGACGGCCCTGTTTCGCGCGTGGCGCGCTGGCTTGGCCTGCCCCGCCCGCACTGCCTGCCGTCCATTCAGGTGCGTCTGCCCCTGCTGGAACATCTGGAACACACGCACATCTATTTTGATGAAAGCATCCGCGCTGGCTACGCCTGGGTTTTCCCCAAGGGCAATGTGGCAAACGTGGGCCTTGGCATGCTGTCCACCCCCGGCAGGCCGGGCCTGCGCTGGGCGTTGCGGCGCTTTGTGCGCGGCATGGCCGGGCTTGGCCTTGTGGCCGACAGGCCGCTGGGCCTCACAGGCGGCTGGATACCCGCAGGATCGCCCCGCCCTTGCGTGTATGGCGACACTGTGCTTGCAGGCGATGCGGCAGGGCACACCCATCCCATCACAGGGGCCGGTATTTTTCAGGCTGTGGAGGGCGGCGAAATGGCTGGCCGCTGGGCTGCCAAGGCCGTTCTGGAGGGGGATCTGGCCCTTCTGCTGGGCTACGAGGAAGAATGGGCCGATTTTTACGGCGACGCCCTGTCGCACGCGCACCAGCGCCGCCTTTTATGGGAGGCGCACACCGGCTCGCTCGACAAGGCCATCAACAGATTCTGGATAGGATTCAGGGAATATTATGCTGCAAGCTGA